In the Populus nigra chromosome 2, ddPopNigr1.1, whole genome shotgun sequence genome, ATCGAGCCATTACCTACAAATTGTAATGAATTGTTGAGCATGCAAGTTTCTGACAATTATTAGGTGATGCGAAAAATGTGACGAAAAATTCATATGGAAAACAAACTTCGGTTACTGATCAAAGACTCCTACTGCcccatgagaaaaataaattagtatcccgatcattaatatttatgcatgattCTTGGATTTCAATTCTTGCAATTACTCCCATCATAATTACTTagcaaaaatatataatgatataaTGCAAGCGAGAGTACTAGGATAAATGTTTCACGCTGTAAAAACACTACTAAATAGCAGaagaaattttatcattcttcaaaaaaaacaagaaacagaaGCAAAGCGCCTAATTGTCTAATGCAAACCATATCAGAGACTATCAAGAATAAAACAAAGAGCAGGAGACACACTTTAACATAAATCACTTTGTGGATAAAGCCGAAGAAAAAATCATTCGAGACAACAAATAATGTCATGAAAAAGAGGTTGCATCTTAAACTCTCGtagaattgaaaaacatttcatCCACTTAATACACCCTCCCTAAATTAatggaaagagaaaaaattagaTGTACCTGAATTTTTGGAATAAGTTCTTGCAATTCTTCTTCACTCTTTTCCCGAAATGCTGGTCCTTCAATTGCTATGCCATCATCAGTCAAAATCCCACATTCTCTAGCAATAGCCTTTGCAGTGGTTAAGTTGTCTCCGGTTACCATCCGAACAACAATTCCAGCTGACCTACAGATAGCAACAGACTCCTTGACACCAGGGCGTACTGGGTCTTTGATACCCACAATAGCTATGCAAGTGTAACCCTTGGAAGGAATAGGGCTTTCGTCAGAGTATTCATTTCCTATTTCCAGGTACGCAAGGCAAAGAGTTCGAAGGGATTCACTAGCAAACCTTTCAATTGTATCGtttaaatgattgatggatGCTTCATCAAGGGGAACAACCACACCATTTGAGTCTATAACTTTATCACATGCAGCTAAAACTATTTCAGAAGCACCCTTGCAGTGTGCCCTGAAACCTCCATTAGGGAGCTCTATAACCACCCCCATTCGCTTCTTTGTAGAGTTGAATGGTTCAACCTTCACAATTTTtgatttctcttgtttttgTCGGGAATCTCCAcctagtaacagtccaaactcTAAAAGAGCAGTTTCAGTGGGAGTTCCCAGTATCTGAACTTTCCTTTCCTCATTGACAACAACTTCTCCCCCAGTGTTGTTAAATATTGATTCAAGTAAAACACTCTTCGCTAAATCGGGAATTGCTGATCCAAAAGAAGTAGTGCTCTCAGAGCTGCCCACTTCCCTAGTTTCACCAGAAACGCATGCTTTTACAACAGTCATGTGGTTAGTTGTTAGAGTCCCAGTTTTGTCACTACAGATAGTTGTGCTAGATCCCATTGTCTCACAAGCAGCGAGATTGCGGACAAGTGCTTTatcattcatcattttcttcatggcAAAAGCAAGACTCAGAGTCACAGCCAATGGCAGCCCCTCAGGAACTGCAACTACAACAATTGTAACAGCAACAGCAAAAAACTCCAACATTTCCCTGGCATCATCTCCAGACCAGATCCAGTGGGTTCCTTCTCGAAGCTTACGGTTACATAATCCTTGTACCAGGACAGCAAATGTTACAACAGCAAAAAACAGGCCTATTTTTCCTATGATAGTCGCTACTCCATTCAGTTTTACCTGCAATGGGGTCTCATCGTCTCCTCCTTCACTAAGAGTAGCCATCAGCTTACCCCATTGTGTTCTCATTCCAACAGTGGTCACAAGCATTTTACACGACCCATCCTGAACTTTGGTTCCAGAAAGGAGAAAAGGATTCGCAGCATTCACATTAACTGGTTCACTCTCTCCTGTTAAACTTGATTCATTTATTAACACAGAAAACCCTGAAACAAAAAGTCCATCAGCTGGAACCTGATCTCCAATAAAAAGATGAACAATATCACCAGGAAGTAGATCGTATATTGAGATCTTCTGCCTCACAGCATTTCTGGTAACCTGAACTGTAATCTTCTTTTTCTCCCTGTCCAAATCTTTGAACTGCAGAGATTGCTTATAATCACTTGTGGCAGTGACAAACACAACAAGCAGAATGCTCGCAACAATTCCAAGTCCATCGTGGGAACCTTTTGGCCATCCTTCCATAGCTATGccaacaataagagagacaagAGCACAAACACCAAGGATCATAAGGGTCATATCTTGAAGGGCTTCCCACACAAAAACCAAGAAACCTCGAGGCGGGCTTTCAGTAAACTTATTAATCCCATAAATTTCCTTCCTTCCATTTACTAAATCCTCAGAAGTAGAAATCCCATCGTTGATTGATGTGGAGAGCTTCTCCGCAATaccctccacctcaccgtgaaTTTTCAGTTTCTTAACATCATGACCTTCAACAATGGAACCCAACTCATCCGCACAAATTTGAAAACCAGCTTCCTCGACCTCCTTAGGTACAACGTAATCACTAGACAAATTTAAACCTGTCCAAAATAAGAACAAGAGTCAGCTCTAGATCTAAACCCTAGAACACCGCCCCTCCCCTGAATTTTAGTAGCGTAAGGGATTCTCACAATGTATAAACTGAAGAGCAGCTTTTGAAACCAAGACAGCAACTCTAAGCTTCTCCTGCAATCATGAAAATGTGTCAGAAGGATCACATAATTTTTACTTTGGTTCTATAGCAAAAACCTTCAAATAAACAGCAACTGATCAAAAATCAATCTGCCATGATCTTTAAGCgataaattaaccaaaaaatatccaataaattagaaaacaaatattaacagaaaaaatcaaaatcaaaatccacaGAAATCTGAGTTGGTCAGCGACTCAACTTTTGTCAAACACGAATCctaaatacaaaaaagagatggaaaaaaatcagattgaaaagaaaatgagaagacCTGATTGGATCGACGAATAGCCTCAGCTTCAAATCGTTTAGAGAGATTAGCAGTGAAACGAAACCTCCTTTTGCGATTCTTAACTAACCAACAAAGTTTCCTCCATCTCTGCAACGCTTCATCCGATGAGTTCTTAGCCTTCACGTCACCGAAGTTCTCATTCAAGTAGTTCTCCATCAGATGATGGTTCCTCCTTGTCTGTTTCTTCAAAACACGAAACCAACACTAACAGTGTTTAAAATCTAAACTATTCCTCTAGCTCTACCAAGCTGCCTCTTCTGTAAGGAATCGACGGGACGGGACGAGCTTCGCAGGTGCAAGTCTTGTTGTACAAGGAGGAAGGTCAAAGAATTTGATGCAAGCAGGCTTGTTGAGTGAAAGAACTGGTAGAGTAGATGGCAATTTTTCctggtttatttattatttattatttttggcgATCTGATTCGTTGATGTTGGGGACAACGCGTTACTGTTCATGTGGGGTAGGTAGTTGCCATAAGAATATTGATAGCGTCGACGTTGACGTGAATGCCACAGAGATATTTTCCTTCGCTTTTCTTGTTTCAAAACTTGGTTGTTAAACCCGATTAATAAAAATGtggttttagttattttttaaaatattttatatttaaaaaataaggtaataatattttttattttttaaaagttatttttaaaatcagtatattaaaataatttaaaaatattaaaaatatattattttaaaaaaatttaaattttttttaaaatatttttgaaaaacactcCCAAACGGtctctaaaaaaatcaacaattctaAAGCTTATTCAAATAaagtattatattaaattaaaataaatattgattttataaatttgctTAGGCTGTTTGAAATTATagtacaattttatttttttaaaaaattagttttaaattaataatttttattttttatatcgatttgatatttaaatgttaaaaataatttttttataaaaataactttattttaatgtatttttaagtaaaaaatactttgaaaaacaacatttactacacttttaaataaacccttaatctGGGTAGATGTTtaataacttgatttttaatattgattttaatgtattttcaattaaaaaatattttgaaaaataataatttaaatgataaaaataaaaaaatattaaaaataaaatgtttaaaaataaaaataaaaactgataaataattaataaaaaaacatgatattttgttttttaaatttgattaaagtgtttttgaaaattaaaagaaaacagtttgaaatgattctcttcattattttttctgaaTCATTTCTTGGACTGTCATTTATTGAATAAGTTTGACAACTCAACTACTCATATTTCAGCATGtttgtctttatatttttaaaatatttttgaaaagattagaaattttttattgttttattttaaattaatattttttatattttcaaattattttaatactggcattaaaaataatttttaaaaataaaaaaatattattttaataaattttcaaataaaaaaaacttcaaaaaaaatcaacttctaACCACATTCTTTTCCCAAATCATTTCTCGGACGGGGTTTGACGACCAGTCGTCACGTAACAACTTCCCCACGCGGGAAGATTGTCTTCTCCTTCGAGTTTTTAAGATGGCTTTTCAGGCAGTTTTCTTATGCTGAATTTCCATGCAAATCCAAGTCCGGTGCCTGGAAGGATGTGTGGGTCTCTTCTCTTTGTACTTTTATTGTATTTACAAGGTTGTTTCGTCCTAAACAGCGTGTCGGTTTTATGAAGGTAATTGACCATCGGTGGCCCTAATTGATTGGCTCCTTTGCCTATTGCCTATTGCCTATTGCCCAGCTCCTAAAGCTCGCATGagacttttttaaattttatattatcctTGTCAGAATTGAGCAGATGACATGATAGAGATCACATGGGGGCCTATGGAGCAGGTAAAGTGACCTCCACTTGCTGCTGGCCCATACCCAGAATTTTAATCGTAGTTACCAGGAAATTGGCTATCCGCGGCTTCTTTCCCCTGACCCGGTAAAACCAGTGACCCCCGCCCGGAAGCCATTGAATATCCTGGGCAAGATATAGTTCCACTACTCTTCCAAAATGTCCTGAATTTGACTGAGAATTCACTTCATCGAGAGCCCTTGATTTTTCGCCTCCTCAATAACGACAATACTGCGGGATGCTGGTATTTCATTTCAGAAAGTTTGATTTAATGGTTAagaagaaatattatatttatgttgatgTTAGTATAAATCTAATAGGCTCAGGGGAAAGTTGATATTTTGAATAAAGTTAATCTCTTGGTTTTTATGACATAGACTGTTATCTCTCCTCAAAGTAGCTAATAGATAATACTTGATATTTGTAAAAGTCCTATCTTATAGATTTTATGACTCTCTAATTCTTAAACAGGTATCGTTTAAAAAAAAgtgcaataatattttaaaaaatcatatatattataaggagtgaataaaaaatgagaacCTCATTGAGAGGAATCTCGGTCCCATTGTATAGTCCATCCtgcttatctttttttttaagataataggTTAAAAAGCGAGTAAAATATCTATTCCTCATCAGAATAATCACAAAAAACCTAAGATTTTtcagagttaaaaaaaatcataggctCAAAGCTTGGTTGGGCCCAAATATGATAGGTCTGACAGTTCGTTACACTCATATATATTTAGACTCAACGCTTAGCTGGGCTCGAATATGGTGGGTCTCTCAACTCGCCTCACCCATAAATATCTGAGGTAGTGGGTTTGCCAACTCGCCACACTTATATATGTCTAGGGTCAGTGCCTGGTTACACTCAGAGATGTTGGGTTTGGTAGCTTGCCATATCCATATATGTTTGGACTCGGTGCTTAGTTGAACCCGAGAGCACTGGGTTATTACCCTATCTTTGATTACTCTTTTAAAAAAGAGGATCCAAGTTAAAAAGCAAACATATTGTTAGATTAGTAGCCCCTAAAATCTTTGTGTATTAGACGCaaagattttgaaattcaatGTTAGCAGCAAATAAGAGCCTTTTTACCTTTCCTATAAAATTTTGTGTGTGGGATCCTTAAGTCAATGTGGTTTGTATTTACAAGGAGGAGATGTTCATTAGGAAGTGAAACGATGATTGTTTTTATGTAGTATTTGAGTGAACTTCTTGAGATCTACAATGACATGAAAGATTTTTCATCTAACGGTGaggataaaattttttatatatataatcatggtcgTTCTTGCTTCTgacttttttttacttatacTTTTCTATGACTTTTGAGAGGTTGCTCTtgtaaaaaaccataaataatcTCTTTTATAATCAAAGGGATGATAAAACCCACTTTAAACATTTTCATTACCAATCTCTTTTTTCCTATCTTTCTTTCAAGCAGAACAAATAGACCATGGAAATGTCATAtctgtttttaaaaagaaaggcaTTTTTATCCCTGACGAGGAGTTTAAGATTAAACCAGATTCTGAAAGAAGAAGCAAGGGTTAAGGGCCTGTTAGACTGAGTCTCAATACAAGAATGGGTGGTATATTGACATTTTCCTCGGGTAGGGAGATGAGAAAAACTTCTCACATGCGTCTTTCTCCTCATCTTGTTATGGATACTCA is a window encoding:
- the LOC133682559 gene encoding calcium-transporting ATPase 1-like; amino-acid sequence: MENYLNENFGDVKAKNSSDEALQRWRKLCWLVKNRKRRFRFTANLSKRFEAEAIRRSNQEKLRVAVLVSKAALQFIHCLNLSSDYVVPKEVEEAGFQICADELGSIVEGHDVKKLKIHGEVEGIAEKLSTSINDGISTSEDLVNGRKEIYGINKFTESPPRGFLVFVWEALQDMTLMILGVCALVSLIVGIAMEGWPKGSHDGLGIVASILLVVFVTATSDYKQSLQFKDLDREKKKITVQVTRNAVRQKISIYDLLPGDIVHLFIGDQVPADGLFVSGFSVLINESSLTGESEPVNVNAANPFLLSGTKVQDGSCKMLVTTVGMRTQWGKLMATLSEGGDDETPLQVKLNGVATIIGKIGLFFAVVTFAVLVQGLCNRKLREGTHWIWSGDDAREMLEFFAVAVTIVVVAVPEGLPLAVTLSLAFAMKKMMNDKALVRNLAACETMGSSTTICSDKTGTLTTNHMTVVKACVSGETREVGSSESTTSFGSAIPDLAKSVLLESIFNNTGGEVVVNEERKVQILGTPTETALLEFGLLLGGDSRQKQEKSKIVKVEPFNSTKKRMGVVIELPNGGFRAHCKGASEIVLAACDKVIDSNGVVVPLDEASINHLNDTIERFASESLRTLCLAYLEIGNEYSDESPIPSKGYTCIAIVGIKDPVRPGVKESVAICRSAGIVVRMVTGDNLTTAKAIARECGILTDDGIAIEGPAFREKSEEELQELIPKIQVMARSSPLDKHALVRHLRTTFQEVVAVTGDGTNDAPALHEADIGLAMGIAGTEVAKESADVIILDDNFSTIVTVAKWGRSVYINIQKFVQFQLTVNVVALIVNFSSACLTGDAPLTAVQLLWVNMIMDTLGALALATEPPNDDLMKRSPVGRKGNFISNVMWRNILGQSLYQFVVIWYLQTRGKAVFRLDGPDSDLILNTLIFNSFVFCQVFNEISSREMEKINVFKGILKNYVFVSVLACTAFFQIIIVEFLGTFANTTPLSWQQWFVSVFFGFLGMPIAAALKMIPVVSN